One part of the Sulfolobus tengchongensis genome encodes these proteins:
- a CDS encoding ribbon-helix-helix protein, CopG family, whose translation MRVVTFKVEEDLLQQLDLYALNNRISRSEAIRYAIEMLLREKRVQQIKVETFSVR comes from the coding sequence ATGAGAGTAGTAACATTTAAAGTTGAAGAGGACTTACTACAACAATTAGATCTTTATGCACTTAACAATAGAATAAGCAGAAGTGAAGCGATACGGTACGCTATAGAGATGCTACTGAGAGAAAAACGCGTTCAACAGATCAAAGTAGAAACATTCAGTGTAAGGTGA
- a CDS encoding site-specific integrase, with product MIDIKNIDDNMRRLLLKKAYEKLGSSIYEKLQKSRRTIYVYIRGYDERGREIRIPDEVVEKVVNLLPLDEVYEVLEGFSPRRYTVNDIIGILSRVKQDPEFREVFFMLLSKTLGDYLNTTTSKYIVTSDDIELFKKKLREKSKKTASDRLAYLTRALADLNYQLSAEDLNEYLLEVEEESKGKAEHIAKALKLFIKEVVRLRSPQLARELYDSFKTPRSKTQYKPPPLDLDILMKIYENISDLAAKSYFRLLVETGLRTGELFVLTVEHIDLEKRVINIMKENQTKRAYISFLHVETANWLKEKYLPYRNQFVEKYFDSVKNLALIQEIDLLKWKNKLFPFREDRIREEIKEAMDKVGIRFRLYDVRSFFASYLAKRGVSPLIVNLLQGRAPPVQFRILQEHYFVISLEELQRIYDEKAPKLEKL from the coding sequence ATGATAGATATCAAGAACATAGATGACAATATGAGGAGATTGTTACTAAAGAAGGCTTATGAAAAGCTAGGTTCTTCTATATACGAGAAGCTACAGAAAAGTAGAAGGACAATTTATGTATATATTAGGGGGTATGATGAAAGGGGGAGAGAGATCAGAATCCCTGATGAGGTTGTAGAGAAAGTGGTGAACCTACTCCCATTAGACGAAGTATATGAAGTACTAGAGGGCTTTTCACCGCGTCGGTATACTGTAAATGATATTATAGGTATATTAAGCAGAGTAAAACAGGATCCAGAGTTCAGAGAAGTCTTCTTTATGCTCCTTTCTAAAACCCTGGGGGATTATCTTAACACAACTACTAGCAAGTATATAGTAACTTCTGATGATATTGAGTTGTTTAAGAAGAAGTTGAGAGAGAAAAGTAAGAAGACAGCTTCAGACAGACTCGCTTACTTAACTAGGGCATTAGCAGACTTAAACTACCAGCTTTCTGCAGAGGACTTAAATGAATACCTACTAGAGGTAGAAGAAGAGTCTAAGGGTAAAGCAGAACATATTGCGAAAGCACTAAAATTATTCATTAAAGAAGTTGTAAGACTAAGAAGCCCCCAGTTAGCTAGAGAGCTCTATGACTCTTTTAAAACACCTAGGAGTAAGACTCAGTATAAACCACCGCCACTAGATCTGGATATATTAATGAAAATCTATGAAAACATAAGCGATTTAGCAGCAAAGTCATATTTTAGGTTATTAGTGGAAACTGGGCTACGAACTGGTGAATTGTTCGTACTAACAGTAGAGCATATCGATTTAGAGAAGAGAGTGATAAACATAATGAAAGAAAATCAAACAAAGAGAGCATATATTTCATTTCTACATGTCGAGACGGCAAATTGGTTAAAAGAGAAATATCTACCCTACAGAAATCAGTTCGTCGAGAAGTACTTTGACTCAGTGAAAAACTTGGCATTAATACAAGAAATAGACTTATTGAAGTGGAAAAACAAACTATTCCCCTTTAGGGAAGACAGAATAAGAGAGGAGATAAAGGAAGCTATGGATAAAGTTGGTATAAGGTTCAGGTTATATGATGTGAGGTCTTTCTTTGCCTCCTACCTAGCAAAAAGGGGGGTTAGTCCCCTCATCGTTAATCTTTTGCAGGGAAGAGCTCCCCCGGTACAATTCCGCATATTGCAAGAACATTACTTTGTAATCTCACTAGAGGAATTACAAAGAATATACGATGAAAAAGCCCCAAAGTTAGAAAAACTCTAG
- a CDS encoding beta-CASP ribonuclease aCPSF1, whose amino-acid sequence MNRLASLNRMSIVSLIYSELKDLGISRIEYEGPTIAVYVKKPTMAMEKSEVVKKLAKDIKKRIVIKADPSIRKDKKETIEIIKNIVPQEAQIVDIKFDDDLGEVLIKAKKPGLVIGKGGSLQQRIFAETFWKAEIVREPPIKSRTYDSVLEHIYNETEYRAKILKVFGERIHRETVFQDKYVRITALGGFQEVGRSAVLVETPESKVLLDVGLNPSANLFGERLFPKLDIDQLKLEELDAVVITHAHLDHCGMVPFLFKYGYEGPVYTTAPTRDIMALMQLDSLDVAEKEGKPLPYSAKEVRKELLHTITLDYGEVTDISPDIRLTFYNAGHILGSAMAHLHIGDGKHNIVYTGDFKYAKTRLLDKANVEFPRVDTLIMETTYGAQEQKSRDESELELLEIINKTLNRGGKVLIPVLAVGRGQEVMLIINDMMKKKLIPEVPIYVTGLVDEVTAIHNAYPEWLGREVREEILYKDENPFTSEFFKRIEGYKEDIAKGEPSIILATSGMLNGGPAVEFFKTMAPDPKNAIIFVSYQAEGTLGRKVRDGAKEVQILDRDGRVESIQINMEVKAVEGFSGHSDRRQLLNFLKNIEPKPKNVILNHGEVNAIRSFASLIAREEGRLGYKPNVYTPNILDSLRVA is encoded by the coding sequence GTGAATAGATTGGCATCTCTAAATAGGATGAGTATAGTATCGTTAATTTACAGTGAACTGAAAGATTTGGGAATAAGTAGAATTGAATACGAGGGTCCAACAATAGCAGTATATGTAAAAAAGCCAACAATGGCAATGGAAAAAAGTGAGGTTGTAAAGAAATTAGCAAAAGATATTAAAAAGAGGATAGTAATAAAAGCTGACCCTTCAATAAGGAAAGATAAGAAAGAAACCATAGAGATAATAAAGAATATTGTACCACAAGAAGCTCAAATTGTCGATATAAAGTTTGATGATGACCTTGGTGAGGTGTTAATTAAGGCAAAGAAACCTGGTCTAGTAATAGGCAAGGGCGGATCATTGCAACAGAGAATATTTGCTGAAACGTTCTGGAAGGCCGAAATAGTTAGAGAACCCCCAATAAAATCAAGAACGTATGATAGTGTATTAGAGCATATTTATAATGAGACTGAGTACAGAGCAAAGATATTGAAAGTTTTTGGTGAAAGAATACACAGAGAGACAGTATTCCAAGATAAATACGTAAGGATAACAGCACTTGGCGGATTTCAGGAAGTTGGAAGATCTGCAGTGTTGGTCGAAACTCCAGAAAGTAAAGTATTGCTAGATGTAGGTTTAAATCCCAGTGCTAACTTGTTCGGAGAGAGACTGTTTCCGAAACTTGATATAGATCAATTAAAGTTAGAAGAACTAGACGCGGTTGTCATAACCCATGCTCATTTAGATCACTGCGGAATGGTTCCATTTCTTTTTAAGTACGGTTATGAAGGACCAGTGTATACGACAGCCCCTACAAGGGATATAATGGCTTTAATGCAACTAGATTCACTAGATGTAGCGGAAAAAGAGGGAAAGCCTTTACCATATTCTGCTAAAGAAGTTAGAAAAGAACTTCTTCACACTATCACCCTTGATTATGGTGAAGTAACTGATATATCACCAGATATACGGTTGACATTTTACAATGCTGGCCACATACTCGGCTCAGCCATGGCTCATCTACATATCGGTGATGGTAAGCACAATATAGTGTATACTGGAGACTTCAAATATGCTAAGACTAGATTACTGGATAAAGCTAATGTGGAATTTCCAAGAGTAGATACTTTAATAATGGAGACCACTTATGGAGCTCAAGAACAGAAAAGTAGGGATGAGTCAGAATTAGAATTGTTAGAAATCATAAATAAGACACTTAATAGAGGTGGAAAAGTGCTAATTCCAGTGCTGGCAGTTGGAAGAGGGCAGGAAGTGATGTTAATAATAAACGACATGATGAAAAAGAAACTTATACCAGAAGTTCCAATATACGTAACTGGTCTCGTTGACGAAGTAACAGCTATTCATAACGCATATCCAGAATGGTTAGGAAGAGAGGTAAGAGAGGAGATATTATACAAGGATGAAAATCCTTTTACGTCAGAATTCTTTAAGAGAATCGAAGGGTATAAAGAGGATATAGCTAAAGGCGAGCCTTCAATAATTTTAGCTACGTCTGGAATGTTGAATGGTGGACCGGCAGTAGAGTTCTTCAAAACAATGGCACCAGATCCTAAGAATGCAATAATATTTGTGAGCTATCAAGCAGAAGGGACATTAGGTAGAAAAGTCAGAGATGGAGCAAAAGAAGTACAGATATTAGATAGAGATGGAAGAGTGGAGTCAATTCAAATTAATATGGAAGTTAAAGCTGTAGAGGGATTTTCTGGTCATTCGGATAGAAGACAACTGCTTAATTTCTTGAAAAATATAGAACCTAAACCTAAAAATGTAATATTAAATCATGGAGAAGTCAATGCAATAAGATCTTTTGCAAGCCTCATAGCAAGAGAGGAGGGCAGGTTAGGATATAAACCTAACGTGTATACGCCCAATATACTTGATAGCCTCAGAGTTGCCTAA